Genomic DNA from Corynebacterium kroppenstedtii:
CGTCAAACTGTGACTGGTGGCACGGGCAAAGAATTCGGTTGGTTTGCTGCTCGTACAACGATGTCGGGCAGCCAATGTGCGTGCAGATCTTCGAGTAGGCGTAGTAGTCGCCGAAGTGGAAATCTTCCTGACCTTTACGCTGAATGGCGCGCTTAGCGTCACTGTGGCGGAGGCGGATCAGCATAACCGAGTTACGCGATCCATGGATGGACTCCATGTGCGCCTCATACACATCGGCGTCCTTATCGTATTTGTCGTGATCGTTGACGACATCCTCAAGGAGGGGGAAGACCGTTTCCATGGCCCCAGCATTCAGATCCTCAGGGCGAAGCCGCACCAAACGGGTAACTCCGCGAGTCTCGTACGTCTCGCCAGAAGCCTCGTAACCGCCTTCATGCTTTTCAGCTGTGACGCCGGTGTCGCGGCCTAGGTAAACTTTCTTACCTTTCTCCGTCAGGGTCCATCCCGTCGTCCACAGGGTGCCATCTCCCTGGATATCCATGCCTTTAGCCTTGGGCTTCCAGGGGTTTTTAATCATTCCACCGATGGGGAAGATTAAAGCGAGTCCTGCGGCAACGGCGCCGGTTCCCATAATGCCTTTAAGTACCTTGCGGCGGCCAAGGGTGGACGTTTCCCAGGAATCGTTGAGCAGAGCCACGAGGGTCTTCTGATCAACTTCATCCGATGGGCCGTCGTGACGACGCTGAACGGAAATTTCCTCGGGGATAAATCTCTTGGTGAACTTGACCGCCCCAATGCCTAAGCAGAGGATCGCCAAGCCCATACACGCTCCGAACAGCGGAGTATAGAGCGAGTAAAGCCAGAGGCCATCCTCCCCTAGCCCCTTGTACTTCCAGGGCCAGAACAGGTAAACAGCGATAAAAGCAATGGCGAAAATTGCGCCTAGGACGAACCACAAGCCGACGCTGCGCGCGGCGCGTTTCTCCTCAGGGTCGTTGTCCATCGGGAAACGCTGTTTACGGTAAGCAACGGTAACGTCGTCAAGCTCGGTGCCGAGGCGAGCAAGCTCGTCATTGCTCATGGCGGCAAGCTCTTCGGACGTATATTTCTTCGTTATCTTGTCACTCATGACCGCGTTCCAATCCATAGTGCCGCACAGACCATAACGGTGACGCCGCCGATCCACATCAACAAACCTTCAGTAACTGGACCAATACCGCCCAGACCGTATCCGCCCTGTGTCGGGGTGTCCTGCTGAGACTTAATGAAGGCAATGATGTCCTTCTTCTGGTCTGAGGTCAGTTGGCGATCGGAGAACTTCGGCATGTTCTGAGGGCCGGTCAACATCGCCTGGTAGATCTCTTGTTCGTTGGCAGGATCAAGATCAGGTGCGTATTTACCACCCGAGAGCGCGCCACCCTTACCGGTGAAGTTGTGGCACGATGCACAGTTCAAACGGAACAAATCAGAACCGCGAGCGACATCCTCAGCCTTGATGTCTCCGTCATAATGCTCGCCACGGAGAGATTCCATAGCGATATTCCCGTCCTGGTCGTGGACAATGTCTGGTCCACCACCGCGGGACTGTACGTAAGCCGCCAAGGCTAAAGTTTCACCTTCAGAGTAGCGGGGAGTCTTCCGCTCAACCTGGGCTTCGTTGCGCGTCATCGGCATGCGGCCAGAGT
This window encodes:
- the qcrA gene encoding cytochrome bc1 complex Rieske iron-sulfur subunit; this encodes MSDKITKKYTSEELAAMSNDELARLGTELDDVTVAYRKQRFPMDNDPEEKRAARSVGLWFVLGAIFAIAFIAVYLFWPWKYKGLGEDGLWLYSLYTPLFGACMGLAILCLGIGAVKFTKRFIPEEISVQRRHDGPSDEVDQKTLVALLNDSWETSTLGRRKVLKGIMGTGAVAAGLALIFPIGGMIKNPWKPKAKGMDIQGDGTLWTTGWTLTEKGKKVYLGRDTGVTAEKHEGGYEASGETYETRGVTRLVRLRPEDLNAGAMETVFPLLEDVVNDHDKYDKDADVYEAHMESIHGSRNSVMLIRLRHSDAKRAIQRKGQEDFHFGDYYAYSKICTHIGCPTSLYEQQTNRILCPCHQSQFDALHYGKPVFGPAARPLPQLPIAVDDEGFLYAKGNFVESVGPAFWERRS
- the qcrC gene encoding cytochrome bc1 complex diheme cytochrome c subunit, translated to MMVKSNNSGTLSGSAAETGTDTVRHAKKVRGRRKLRRTFASTAALALGLTGAGFLADALTPDAQTANADKDQAALVSQGKDIYDVACITCHGANLQGVKDRGPALTGVGAGAVYFQVHSGRMPMTRNEAQVERKTPRYSEGETLALAAYVQSRGGGPDIVHDQDGNIAMESLRGEHYDGDIKAEDVARGSDLFRLNCASCHNFTGKGGALSGGKYAPDLDPANEQEIYQAMLTGPQNMPKFSDRQLTSDQKKDIIAFIKSQQDTPTQGGYGLGGIGPVTEGLLMWIGGVTVMVCAALWIGTRS